A DNA window from Engystomops pustulosus chromosome 6, aEngPut4.maternal, whole genome shotgun sequence contains the following coding sequences:
- the GHRH gene encoding somatoliberin, whose amino-acid sequence MVMHRFLYLVLLQFGLYVHCYLLHPNYSYDQMSKSSRNVNLPMPQKGPVQDWSLDQAQGFVRGLSEKRMERHVDAIFTNTYRKFLGQISARRYLQNMMGKRLGQEDLLYPSDGEQSERTLRDTLASLLMNLKKNEWRAEQSEPL is encoded by the exons AT GGTGATGCACAGATTCCTGTATCTTGTGTTGCTGCAATTTGGGTTGTATGTTCACTGCTATTTGCTGCATCCAAACTACAG TTATGATCAGATGTCTAAATCCAGCAGAAATGTAAATCTTCCGATGCCGCAGAAGGGCCCCGTGCAGGACTGGTCACTAGACCAGGCTCAGGGATTTGTCCGAGGTCTTTCAGAGAAAAG GATGGAGAGACACGTAGATGCTATATTTACCAACACCTACAGAAAATTCTTGGGTCAGATTTCAGCCAGGAGAtacctgcagaatatgatggggaAACGCCTGGG ACAAGAAGATTTACTTTACCCAAGTGATGGCGAGCAAAGCGAGAGGACCCTGAGGGATACACTAGCGTCATTGCTGATGAACCT TAAAAAGAATGAATGGAGGGCGGAGCAGTCTGAACCTTTATAG